ACAAAGACGGAACCGTTTACTTTTTAGGTAAAGCTTTTGAAAACAACTCCAGAAAGTCTAAGAAAAAAGGTGAAGCTAACTACCACTTCGAATTGCTAAAAGTAAATGCAGAAGGACAAAAAACAACAGCGTTTAAAAAGGCAGATAAATTTATTTCGTCAATGGAGTTAATCAAAACAGAGGACAGATTATCTTGTGTTGGTTTTTACGGAGTTAAAGATCAAGGTAATTATAATGGTGTTTGTTTGTTTAATTTAAATCCAGATACGCTTGCTATGGAGACTGAAAAATTTACTCCTTTCTCTAATGAGTTTATGACTGATAAATATGGTAATAAAGAAAACAGAAAAAAAAGAAAACAGAAAAAGGGTATTAAAAATATAGATTTTAAAGGCATTTTTACAATGGATAATGGTGACATTATTGTAAACGCAGAAGAGTTTTTTATTACTACACATACATCTATGAATGGTAGTGGTGGAATGTCTACTTATACCATTTATCATTTTAATGATATTATAAGCGTTAGATTAGATAAAGATGGAGTCTTAAAATGGGCTAGAAACATCAATAAAGCACAAACTGGTCTTACTAATAGCTCTTACACTTCAATTCCAGTAGACGAAACAACTTACTTTTTTATAAACTGCTCTGATAATATTAAAAAACTTAGTGCAGACCGTATTGCTTTTAAACAAACTAAAGCCAAAAAGTCTAATTTATATATGATATCTATTGATAAAAATGGCGCTTTTGATTTTGAAAAATTAATAGACGACAAAGACTCTAAAGTCTATTACAAGGTTAATGATGGTGTTGTAAATCTTAACGATCGCACTGTTATTTTACCAGGTAAAAAGAAAAAAAATACACGAATTTTAAAAATTAAATTTTAATTTTTTTTAAAAGATGCAGATTAAAAGCTTCCACTCTAGGAGGCTTTTTTTTTGCTATTTAAAATAATATTTAGATATTTGTCTAAATACCTAATTAGTGAATTTATTATTTAAAGCATTAAACGACGACACAAGACGTCAAATTTTAGAACTTCTAAAAGAAGATAATCTTACTGCAGGACAAATTGCTGACGCCTTTAATATTAGCAAACCTAGTATATCACATCATTTAGACATTTTAAAACGTGCAGATTTAGTAACCAGCGAGAAGAAAGGTCAGTTTGTAGAATATGCCATAAATACAACCATCCTAGAAGATGTACTCCAATGGATTATAACTTTAAAACAATAGAATTATGAATCTTAAAAAAGAATTTCCGTATATAATATTAATGGCTTTGCCATTTATATATTTAGCTTACATCTGGAATACTTTACCAGAAACGGTACCTACCCATTGGAATGCTAGTGGAGAAATAGATGGTTATGGTAGTAAAAACAGCTTGCTATTAATTCCGTTTATGTTACCTGTTTTGGTTTATATTATTATGACTATTGCACCCAAAATTGATCCAAAAAATAAGATTGCTACAATGGGAAAAAAGTATAAGCAATTAAAATTTTTCTTAGTCTTGTTTATGTCTATACTAGCCTTATTTATAATTTACAGCTCAAAAACACAAAGCTTTTCTAGCCCAAACATTATATACATACTATTAGGTTTATTATTTGCTGGTCTTGGTAATTTTATGAAAACAGTAAAACCAAATTACTTTATTGGTATCAAAACACCTTGGACTTTAGAAAACGAAACAGTTTGGAAAAAAACGCATCTTTTAGGTGGTAAAATATGGTTTGTTGGTGGTTTACTAATTGTTTGCATGAGCTTAATCTTTACAGCACAAACAG
The genomic region above belongs to Olleya sp. Hel_I_94 and contains:
- a CDS encoding SdpI family protein — its product is MNLKKEFPYIILMALPFIYLAYIWNTLPETVPTHWNASGEIDGYGSKNSLLLIPFMLPVLVYIIMTIAPKIDPKNKIATMGKKYKQLKFFLVLFMSILALFIIYSSKTQSFSSPNIIYILLGLLFAGLGNFMKTVKPNYFIGIKTPWTLENETVWKKTHLLGGKIWFVGGLLIVCMSLIFTAQTAATLFVIIAVLITIIPLVHSYIEFKKIK
- a CDS encoding autorepressor SdpR family transcription factor — translated: MNLLFKALNDDTRRQILELLKEDNLTAGQIADAFNISKPSISHHLDILKRADLVTSEKKGQFVEYAINTTILEDVLQWIITLKQ